The DNA segment GGAAATCGTTCGGGATCGTTGAGGACGCTGACCATCCAGAGATGGTCGAAACGCCCTTGTGCCGAGGAGGCATCGCGAGCAAGGAAGCGCACCGGCAGGTCGCGACAAACGCGGTTGAGAATCGTGACCTCTGATCGTCTAAGGTTATAGGGTTCAACGTATCGTTCACGATCGATGGATTCTGCAATCAGCACCGGAAGTTCCGCCACGCCGGCTCCTATGTAGAGGCTTCGGCCGCCACGAGGTAACTTCTTGACGAGAGCTTCGGCTACCAGTGTCCCTAACTTTCGGCAGGGTTCCCGCTTGGCGCGCCAGAACTCATTGCCGCCTTCGTAGCAATAGACGGACTCCAGGCGCTTGTAATCGAGGTGGGTGAATACATCGGTGATTATACGTCGAGCTGAACCAGATACTGGTTTTTTCATAGATGTCTTGTCCCATGGCGGGTATCGAATAACACTTCAACCACACAAGCAGCCGGCAGTCTATCGAAATCAATGCTCCAAAGCTATGTAGATGGTTGACTAGCTAACTCAATGACGGTGGCCTTGAGGCCATTGGCGACGGCAGCAATGAAGTCGAGACTCAACGTGTCGAGCGTGTCGGTCGAACGATGGTAATGGGGGTTTCGGAAGTTGGCAGTATCAGTCAGCATGACAGCGGGGAATCCCTGCTCCCAGAACGAGGTGTGGTCGCTCCGTCTCGTGTCTGGGAGCTTTTCTCCGTTGCCCGGCACGATCAGCGGAACAATTGGAAGGTGCGGCTTCATGGCCTGGGCAACAGAGCCGGTCAGATGGTGTGAGCGTTCGTTACCGATGACGGCCAGAAAATTGCCCGTTGTGGGTACCGCGATTGGGACACCAGGAGGGATTTTCTGTGAATTGGGTTGATGGCTTGCATAGCCGACACATTCCAATACGATCGCTCCATGGATGGATTCACCATTGTTCCGTAAGAGAGACGTGTAGGCCTGGCTACCGAGGAGGTTCTCTTCCTCTAAGTTAAACGCGATGAAACTGATCGGTCTGGCCAACGTCATGGTTCTTACCTGACGAGCCACTTGAAGCATGATGGCGAGCGCGCTGGCATTATCGTCAGCGCCCGGAGATCCTTCAACAGTATCGAAATGGGCGGCGACAATCAGCGGCGGTGCTGATTGGAATGATTTGTGGTCAGGAAACGCTGTTCCGATCACATTGTGAGAGGTGCCGCCCAAGGCTGGGAAGGCTTGCGTGGTCACGGTCAGCCCAGTTTCCGCGAAGCGACGGTGTAGGTAGGCCTCCGTCTGTCGTAAGCGGCTCGGTGAGGTGATGGGATGGCGTTCCCCCACCAGAGCCTGAAGATCTTCTCTGAGTTGATTCCGATCGATAGGCACAGAACTGGTTTCCAGCTGCAGGAGGCTTAGGTCACGATTTCGGTGCCGATACCCTTCCGCGTGAAGATTTCAAGCAGAATGGCGTGCGGAATACGCCCATCAATAATGTGGGCTTTCCCAACTCCGTCACCCAAGGCATCCAAGCAGGCGTGTACCTTTGGGATCATCCCTTCTGTGATGGTCCCTTTCTTCATCATGCGCTGCACATCTTTACGGGATACGGTGGAGAGGTGACGCCCGTTGGCGTCGCGAATGCCTTTGATATCGGTCATCATCAGCAGTTTTTCCGCCTGCAAGGCTCCGGCGACCGCTCCGGCCACGAGATCGGCGTTGATGTTGTAGGTATTGCCCTCACGATCCGTGCCGATGGGCGCGATGATCGGGATGTAGTGGTCTTCCTGGAGATTGCGTAACAATCCCGGATCCACCTTTTCGATGTCACCGACCAAGCCGAAATCACCTTCGCTGTCTTCTCCATGGACATCGCGATTGAGGCTTTCCGCCCAGGCCTTCGCCGTCAAGGGCTTGCTGAGGATCAAGCCGCCGTCCTTCCCGCTCAACCCGACCGCGCTGCCGCCGTGCCGGGTGATCAGGTCGGTCAGTTCCATGTTGATTTTCCCGGCCAGGACCATCTCCACGATTTCCATCGTGGCTGCGTCCGTGATCCGGACACCATGGCGGAACTTCGCTTGAATGCCGAGTCGATCGAGCATCTTATCGATTTGTGGCCCGCCGCCGTGAATGATGACTGGGTTGATACCAACATATTTCAAGAGGACGACATCTTGCGCAAACCGCTCTTTGAGTGATGCATCTGTCATCGCGTGGCCGCCGTACTTCACAACAACGGTTTTTCCGCGAAACGTCCGGATGTACGGAAGAGCTTCGATCAGCACATCGGCTTTTTTGATGAGTTTGTTCATGCCCCTCTCCCGTCGATCAGAGCGGTCTCCTACAAGATATACCGGCTCAGATCTTGGTCTTTGACGATGTCCTTCAATCGATCCCGGACGTAGGTGGCGGTGATGTTGATCAGCTTGTCCGGCCAGCCTGGTCCCTCGAAAGAAATTTCTTCCAACAACCGTTCCATGATGGTGAAGAGGCGACGGGCACCGATGTTCTCGGTTCGTTCATTCACTTGGACAGCGATCTCTGCAATTTCCTCCAAGCCGTCCTTGGCGAACTCGATGGCCAGTCCTTCCGTGGCCATCAAGGCCTGATATTGCCGGACCAACGCTCCCTTTGGTTCCGTGAGAATGCGGACGAAATCCTCTTTGGATAGGGGGCTCAGTTCAACGCGGATCGGGAAGCGCCCTTGGAGCTCTGGAATGAGATCGGACGGTTTGGCCACATGGAAGGCCCCGGCTGCGATGAAGAGAATGTGGTCCGTCACGACCGGGCCATATTTCGTGTTGACGGTGCAGCCTTCTACGATGGGCAACAAATCTCGTTGCACACCCTCTCGGGACACATCAGGTCCTGCTGTGCGCTCGCGACCGGCGATCTTGTCGATCTCATCGAGAAACACGATCCCGGTCTGTTCTACCTTGTTGATCGCTTCACGTGTGGTGTCGTCCATATCGATCAACTTCTGGGCTTCCTCCTGCGTCAGGTGTTTCAGCGCTTCGGGCACCTTCATAAGTCGCTTCTTCTTTTTACCCTGGAACATGCCACCCAGCATGTCGCGGAGATTGTTCTCGATGTCATCCAGCCCACCCACATTGGAGATGACGCCGACCGGAACTCCCCGCTCTTTGACTTCCATTTCAACGGTTCGTTCATCCATCTTGCCTTCGCGCAGCTGGAGACGGAGTTTCGACCGGGTCGTTTCATGAGAGTCCGGATGAGGTTGTGTGACCGTCTCGGTTGTGCTGTCCACAAATCCGGGTCGAGGTGGGGGCGGAGGCAAGAGGAGGTCGAGCAGGCGCTCCTCAGCCTGTTGTTCGGCCTTGTGTTGGACGAACGCCAGGCGTTGGGTCTTGACCATGTTAATAGCAAGCTCGGTGAGGTCGCGAATGATCGATTCCACATCGCGCCCGACATAGCCCACTTCGGTGAACTTCGACGCTTCGACCTTGATGAACGGCGCTTCGGCCAGCTTGGCCAGCCGTCGGGCAATCTCCGTTTTGCCTACGCCGGTCGGCCCGATCATGATGATGTTCTTCGGCATGACCTCATCGCGAAGGTCGGGCGACAGTTGTTGGCGTCGCCAGCGGTTGCGAAGGGCGATGGCGACCATGCGCTTCGCATCCTTTTGTCCGATGACATAACGGTTCAGTTCTTCAACGATCTGACGGGGAGTGAGATTATTGAGATTCAACGCGACAGGCTCCGTCGTGAGCGGCTTCATCATTGTGGATTATCCTCGAAGTTCTTCAACAAGAATCTGTTGGTTTGTATAGATATCAATGGATCCCGCGATAGTCAGGGATTCAGTCACGATCACCGGGGCTTCCAATTGTGAATGGCGGAGCAATCCTCTGGCCGCTGCCAGCGCATAGGGGCCACCCGAGCCAATCGCCAGAATCCCGTCTTCCGGCTCGACGACGTCACCGGTCCCGGTAATGATAAACGACTGCTCACGTCCGGCCACGGCCAAGAGGGCTTCCAGGCGACGAAGCACACGATCTGTCCGCCAATCCTTCGCGAGTTCAACGGCTGCCCTCGTGAGATTACCTCGATACTCTTCCAATTTGCTCTCGAATTTTTCGAACAGTGTGAACGCGTCCGCCGTGGCGCCGGCAAACCCTGCCAGAACCTGATCATGGTGCAAGCGCCGAACCTTCTTGGCGTTGTGTTTCATGACCGTGGTGCCGACGGTGACTTGGCCGTCACAGCCCATGGCAACCCGTCCGTCGCGGCGGACACAGAGCACGGTCGTCGACCGGATTTTCATGATGACTTGTGGTCCTTTCCATTCGTTAGACGTGTCGTGTGCGCTCGAGGATGGGCCCGGTCATAGACCGCGAGCAGTTGGTCCATCGCCACATGCGTATATTTTTGCGTGGTACTCAGTGAAGCATGACCGAGTAGTTCCTGGATCGATCGGAGGTCGGCTCCTTCGTCGAGAAGGTGTGTCGCGTACGAATGTCGGAGGGCATGGGGACTGACGGCTCCGCTCACAAGACGGCTGGAGTACCGGGCGACCATCTTGGCGACACTTCTGGTGGTCAGCCGTCCACCACGATGATTCAAGAACATCGGGGATGAAGGATGACGGTTGCGAGGAGTCGGTTTCAAGGACTGGCGATACTCGCGGATGGCCTGCAGCGCCACATCGCCGATCGGAACCAAGCGTTCTTTGCGGCCTTTTCCCTTCAAGCTGACGATCCCGTCCGCTTCGTCGAGGTCATTAAGATTGATCCCGACGACCTCGCTCACTCGCGCACCGGTCGAATACATCGTTTCCAGCAGGGCACGGTCACGGAGAGAGAGAGGCGATGAGTCAGAGGGAAATGTCATAAGGGCCGCCGCGTCATCCTTCGTGAGTACGCGAGGGAGGCGCTTCGGTAGTTTTGGGCTCCTCAGCGTCTCAGTCGGATTTACTTTGACGAGCTCTTCACGGAGGAGGAAGCGGAAGAAGCTGCGCAGGCTTGCCAGTTTTCTTGCCAGGGACGCCGCTTTCTTGCCTTGTCGGTCCAACGAGTGGAGATGGGCACGGATCTCGTCGCTGGAGATCGAGTCAACGCGGATGGACGAGGCGCCCTTCTTGGTGCTTCTGAGGAAGCCAGTCAGCTGCTGAAGGTCTGAGTGATAGTTGCGGATCGTCTCAGGGGACGCATTGCGTTCGACCTGGAGGTACATTACGAAAGCCTTGATTGCGTCTTCCATGCGTCAAAATCCTCAAGGGCCCGCTGGCTCAGCGCACGGCGCTTCTTCTCCTTGTCCCTTGGCGTATTGGACAGGGGTGGGAACAGACCGAAATTGGTGTTCATCGGTTGGAAGTGACGAGGATCCGATGAAGCGACATGAGACACCAGGCATCCATGAGCTGTCGTGGGCGGCGGTGTAATCAGCGGTTGTCCGGTGAGGGCCCGCGCGGCGTTGATCCCGGCGAGGCCTCCCATGGCCGCTGATTCCGTATAGCCTTCCACCCCGACGAGCTGCCCGGCAAAGAAGAGGGAAGCGCGGGCTTTGAATTGCAAGGTGTTCATCAGCAACTGAGGCGAATTGATAAACGTGTTGCGATGCAAACTGCCATACCGGAGAAATTCTGCCTGTTCGAGCCCAGGAATCATACGAAACACGCGCTTCTGCTCCGGGTAGGTGAGTTTGGTCTGGAAGCCCACCAGGTTGTAGCAGGTGCGATGAATATTTTCTGTCCGCAGCTGAACGACCGCAGCTGGTTCGATTCCCGTTCGAGGATCTTTGAGTCCCACCGGTTTCATGGGACCGAACTGCATGGTCTGACGGCCGCGCTCTGCCAGCACTTCAATCGGCACACAGGCCTCAAAGTAGGGTGTCTTCTCAAATTCCTTGGGCTGTACCTTCTCAGCCGCCATCAAGGCATCGTAGAACGCATTGTACTGCTCTGCCGTCATGGGGCAATTTAAATAATCATCCCCGCCCTTGTCGTAGCGAGAGGCACGGAAGACGATCTCCATATTAATCGAGTCGGTATCGACGATCGGCGAGATGGCGTCATAAAAATAGAGGTGCTGGGACTTTGTGGCAGCGCGGATGGCTTGAGAGAGTTTGTCCGATGTTAAGGGACCTGTCGCGACAATACAGAAGCAGTCTGTTGGGATCTCCTCAATTTCCTCGTGGAGAATGCGGATGTTCGGATGACCTTCCAAGGCTCGAGTGATGTGTTGAGAGAACTGGTCGCGATCAACAGCCAGCGCCGATCCAGCCGGCACTTTGGCTTGCTCAGCGGCGGAGATAATCAGCGAATTCAGCCGCCGCATCTCTTCTTTCAGGATGCCCGGTGCGTTTAGCGGATCGGAAGAGCCGAGCGAGTTCGAGCAGACGAGTTCGGCCAAGCCACCCGTCTTGTGCGCCTTCGTCATCTCCTTCGGGCGCATCTCGTAGAGCGTCACCTTGGCGCCGCGATTCGCCGCCTGCCATGCCGCTTCTGATCCAGCCAGACCCCCACCTACGATGACGACATCATCTCTCATGATCAGCATTCCTTGCAGTGAATGGCGGTTATTCTAGGAATCGTGTTTGAGTGAAGTCAAGGCAAACGACTGTGAATATGTGTTGTGTTCCAGAGGGCCGTTCGTGGTGAGCCTGTCGAACCATGAACGGAATCTGGGGATCCGCTAGGCTTCTTGCCTTTGTCAGACGACCGGGTAGAATGCGCCGGTGAAGTGGACCGGTGCCTCAAGGAGCCTGTTGTCAGTACGAGTGACTCGACCATGAGTAAGATCCTGATCTCCTATCGCCGAGAGGACAGTGCAGACGCCACCGGGCGCATCTATGATCGGCTGGTCCAGCAGTTTGGGCGAACCGCTGTGTTCAAGGATGTGGATTCCATTCCCTTGGGCATCAACTTTTGGAAGCATTTGGATGAACAGGTGGCCAAGTGTGATGTGTTTCTGGCGATCATCGGCCCAGACTGGATGGGAATCAAAGCCGGTGAGGGAAAATCTAGATTGGATGACCCACGCGATCTCGTGCGGATTGAAGTCGAGTCCGCATTGAAGCGGCAAATCCCTTTGATTCCAGTGCTGGTTCGAGGGGCCACGATCCCTGATCCAGAACGGATGCCAAGAAGCCTGCAAGAACTGTTGGACAGAAATGGCATTGCCGTTCGCTCTGACCCCGACTTTCATCGCGATATGGATCGGTTAATTGAGCATCTGAAGGGAGTGATTCAGGGTCAGCAAAAGACTCAGAAGATTCGAAACAAGGTAGTGCTGGTGGTTGGTGAGGAAGCAGAAAATGGTCCATCGGTCCTGATAGGAAAAAAGATCTCACGCCGGTTGGAACAGCCCAAAGAACTAACCCCTATATCACAACGGAATCGTATTCAAAGAAGCATTGTGGCGCCTGAGCAACCGTCATGCAACGCTCCAGTGGATATGGTGAAAGTCCCCAAAGGGCTATTTTTGTATGGTGATGAGAGAACTCGTAAGGTGATGATTGACTATGACTATTGGATCGACAAGTATCCGGTAACGAATGAGAAGTACAAAGCATTCATCTCGGCGGGAGGTTACAAAAATCGGAAGTACTGGTCAAAAGAAGGGTGGAAGTGGAAGGCCAAGGACAAAATCACTGCCCCAGAGAATTGGGATTGGAAGGCCATCGAATCGTCGAGGAAACAGCATCATCCTGTCGTTCTTGTCAGCTATTACGAAGCCGAGGCCTATGCTACATGGGTTGGCAAGCGCCTTCCAACCGAGCGGGAGTGGGAGAAAGCGGCGCGAGGTGAGGATGGGCGTAACTATCCTTGGGGCAAGGAGTTCGACAGACATAAATGTAACTGTGTCCGTGGATTCTTTTCTTCAGTCACAGCCTCATTTGGTGGTGGGTCTACGACACCGGTCAACAATTACCCCAGTGGGGTCAGTCCTTATGGCTGTTACGACATGGCGGGAAATGTGGAGGAGTGGTGTGAGAGTTGGTATGACAAAAGCAAGAGCGAGCGCGTGGCTCGTGGCGGTTCCTGGAGCGACTCACCGAAGTTAGTCCGTGCGCCATACCGGTACGGGTACTCGACCGTCGACCGGAGCGACAACCTTGGCTTCCGTCTTGCCCAGGACATTCCCTAACCCTTTATCTTTTGACCCTTTGCTTCTTCACATGTCTTCAGCGTTATTCTCTCGGTCACATTGCGTCAGTCCTTGTATGCCCAGGCTGCTTGCGACTGGTTTCCGCCTTCCTCTTGGCCGAATGTGCCTGCACATAGGATCGCAGCACGGCGTTGATCTTGGTTTGATACCCGGCTCCTAGCCCGCATTATTCATGAACGCTTCTGCTGCAATTGCCGATCCGCTGTTCCGACGAACCTGCGGCCAGCGGGCTCGCCCCTCGAATCCTCGATGTACTGCACGAGTACGCCTCAGATCCTCCTGACTCCGCGCGCCGGTCTCACGACGCGGCTAAGCAATTTCGCAACGAACTGTCTGAATAATGTGGGCTTACCGCTTAACCCAACCCACGACATCTTCGTCCAACCGGAGGGACAAAAGGGTTTTGACGGGTGGAAGCATGACTTGCGCCTTTTCTCAAAACTTGGCGTCCGTCGGCAGGATGTCTGAGTAATCAATCGCGTGGTCCGTGTGATTGGATCTTCTATCGTGCATTGTGGCCGATCGCGATTTTCGATGTGCCTCTTTCAATAGCGGGCCAGCTAATTGGTCTGTGGCATAGAGCGGCTGACGTATTTGTGAAAGAACTAGCGATCAGGCGTTTCAGGTTCTGAGAAAATATTTCGATGGCCTAAGGCTGTAAGGCGAGCGTGATACGGATCGCCTCGTCGACCGCCATCAACTCGTCGTGGCTCAACCTGTCGATTCTTGATCGTAATCGTGATTTGTCCAATGATCGGATTTGGTCACCCAAGACCCGAGCTGGCTTGCCGTTGACGACGACCTCGGCTTCTCCTGGATACAACGACTCGATGTTGCTGGTGAGCGGCAGCACCACTACGCGAGAGCCGAAGGTATTACACGAGTTGTTTGACACGATCACGGCAGGTCTGGTCTTCTTGATTTCGGATCCGGTCGCGGGATCTAATGCCACCCAATAGACGTCCCCTCGACGGGGTAGCTTTTTCACTTAGGCCACCCTTCACCCTCTGTGGTCTCCCAGTCATTCTCTAGTTCCCTCCGCCAACGTTCCTTTCGGGCGGCCCGATAGGCTTCATCAAGGGATTTCCTGTCTGGATGAAGTTTCGCTCGCACTGCGGAGGAAATGAATGCGCTGATCTTCTTCGGCGGCACTTCCTGCTTCAGTCTCGCGTAAATGTCTTCCTCCATCGTGATATTTAATCTTACTGCCATTGGCTCCTCCATGAAAATGCGAATGCTGTATTGTATACAGCATTGATTGTTCTGGCAAGGTGGCGACCTTCCGTTACCCTTCAACGAGCCTGCCCTGAGTTTATCGAGAGGCTCAGGGCGAACAGATGAACTCTTGCGGAATGAGAAATTCAATGAGTTGGTTGATCACTCAAAAGGGAGTCCCCCCGCGTTGACTGCTCCCAAGGCACAGTGCTAGAGTTTCCCCTCTTTTCGGCTCGTTTGTCAGGTTGGGCGATTAGCTCAGTGGTAGAGCGCTTCCTTCACACGGAAGAGGCCACAGGTTCGATACCTGTATCGCCCACCATGCTCCTTCCAATCCATCCTTACTCCCCTAACGGGCTTCTGCTTGGCAAACCCCTCGATTCCTGGACAGAAACGGGGTTGTCGGCTAGACTTCAGTTTGTCTTTTGTGGCGTGTCTGATTCGAGATTCCAGTACTAGACGTCGAAACAAGCGAGGTTATGCTATGAGAGGAACTGTGATGGGTATCGGAGTCCTAACGCTGCTGTTGATGGCAACCGGTTGCAGCACGACACACCAACAGAGTGCCGGGATGAATGATCGGGAATATACGCCCCCGACGAGTATTTATAACATCTTGGACAGCACCGCCTTAGTCTACTCCTCCCCTGCTGCGGGATCGGCCGTCAATGACCATCCGCTTCGGTGGTTGGGCTTCATTGCGCATCCGATTGGGCATGCCTTTGATTACGCGGTCAATCGTCCGATCTATCGGGTTGGTGCTAGCTCTCCCTATCTCCACGGGTATACGGCTGAAGATAGTATGCTGGATGCTCAACGCCAGTAGGTAGATCGAGTCATCTGATCGCGTACGGCTGAAGCCCGCTCTTCAAATGAAGAGCGGGCTTTTTGTTTCCGCCTCGTCCGAATCCGCCCAAATCGTGGTATGGTTCCGCTCAATGCATCCCTTCATGAGTGCGATCCGATACTGGTTCTTGGTTGGCCTGCTTGTGCCAGTGGGGTTCACCCTGGGATGCGGAGGATCAGATGCGCCTGTGCGGCCTCCGCTCCCTCCTTCCAAGAGCGATCTTGTACTCTTGGCCTCGACGGTCCTCTGTGAGCGAAAGGCCGACTTCTTGAACAAGCATCCCTCCGCGACGCAGCCACCGCAAACCTGGGGGAGTGGTCAGGAACTCACCATTGCTGGGGAACGCAGTGCCTCGCACGGCGATGAGTCCTATTTTTTCGATGAGGATGGTGTGTTGGTTGGGGCGCTCTTTATGTTTCCTAGAGGGCTTGACTTGGGCCCCTATCCTATCCTGCGTGATACGCTGTCACGACTGAAGCCCTCCCTTGAATTCTATTTGAATGTGGCCCAGTTGGAAACGAAAACGAACATGGAGAGCAGCTCGCTTCTGGAAACCGGCGATGAGAAAAGCACCACGCAATATCTCGTGACCGGATTACGCGACCATACGATTCTGCTCCAGGCCTCCTTCACCATCGACCCCTATGTTCGACTCTTTTCTCCCTATCGACGCGAATTTCTTGATCGACTTCGTCATCCGACTGGGGGTACGGGAGGCCAGACTATGGAAAGCCAGGGAACCGAGGATAAGGAACCGTTCCCCTCGTTACAGCAATTCGCCCGTGGCCAGACGGCACAGCTCGCCTATTGCGGTGAGAAAAATTATGACATTGCCGTGGATGCCTACCAGCGAGCCATTGAGAGTGGGTTCACGAACAAGGTATGGCTGGCCGAAGCACGGCATAAACTCGGCGTGGCCTTGTTGGTCAAGGGCCATGTGGAACAGGCGAAATCCGAGTTGCTCCAGTCACTCGCGCTCAGGCCGAATGTTCCGGAGGTGCTGAATAACCTGGGCACGGCTCAGATCAAACTTGGCGACAAGGTTGCCGGTTTGAGTTCGTTCGAGAGAGCGATCGTTCTGCGCCCCAATTATGCACTGGCCCGCTACAACTTGGCAGAGGCTTCTGAAGCGACAAATCCCAAACGTGCGCTTTCGGAATATGAAACCTATGTCGCGATTGTCGAAGGCATTCCGGAGGAAGCCGACCGGATCGTGCATGCGAAAGAACGGATCAAGGTTTTGAAGCGTTAGGGTTGCTTCCGCTGGAAAGCGGTTTGATAAGTCGGAGGGCTTGGTCGTCTGCTCCGAGGAGTGCGAATACACCGAGCTCAGCTTCGAGCTTGCTCTTCCTGTTCCTGAAGGGTCTTGCACTCAATGCAAAAGGTAGTGACCGGGCGGGCTTTGAGCCGCTTGTACGGAATCTCTCCACCGCACCCTTCGCAAATCCCATAGGTCTCGGTCGTCATCCGCTCGAGCGCCTCGTCGATCTTCTTCAAGAGCTTCCGTTCCCGGTCGAGAATGCGCATGGAGAAACCCTGATCGACCTCGGCAGAGGCTTGATCGCTGACATCAGGAAATGCTTCAGGGTTCTCGCGGTGTGTCAGCACCTCACCCGTCTCACTGAGGATCGCGGCTCGTTGGCGCTCAAGGTCCTGACGGATGTCGGAGTACTTTGGGCTTGCGGATGTAGTCTCTCGATTCGCGGCCGAAGCAGGCTGTTTCTTGGAAGGAGGTGTTTTCATGACAAGGACTCGCTGTGGGATGATTGATGAATGCAGAAACTATAGCAACCTCGATGAGAAGGGGTCAACGCGCGTTGGTTAGGTATCCAATGGCTATAAGTCTCGGCGCCCTTCGATTGATTTCAGCAAGGTTACTTCGTCTGCGTACTCAATATCCATGCCCACCGGAATGCCATAGGCGATACGGGATACGCGGACGCCGAACGGCTTGAGCATTCGGGTGAGATAAATCGCTGTGGCCTCTCCTTCAATGGTAGGGTTCGTTGCCAGGATGACCTCTTCGATCCCACCAAGCTTGACCCGATCGATGAGTTCTTCGGCTCTGATGTCTCCGGGGCCAACACCATCCAGCGGAGAGAGCGCACCTAATAAGACATGATAGAGTCCACGATAGGCCCCTGCCCGTTCCACGGCATAGAGGGTACTGGGTTCCTCCACTACGAAAATCTTGCTGCGATCGCGTTTCGGGTCACGGCAAAACTCGCACAACTCCCCCTCCGCGATATTTCGGCATTGGCTACAAAACGCCAACCCATCTTTGACCGCTCGGATGGCATCGGCGAGTCGTAAGGCATCCTCCCGCTCCATCTTCATGAGATGAAAGGCCAGTCGTTGCGCGCTCTTGTGCCCGATCCCTGGGAGGCGAACCAGTTCTTTGATGAGTCGTGCTAAGAGGCTCTGTTGATCGACGGCCATCGCTAGAACAGACCTGGGATCTTCATCCCACCCGTCAATGCTTTCATCTCGCCTTCCATCAATTCTTTGGCTTTGCGCAGGGCCTCGTTCGTGGCGGCCACGACCAGATCCTGGAGCATGTCGACATCGCCGCTCTTGACGACCTCCGGGTCGATTGCCACGCTGACAACCTGCATGGCCCCATTTGCTGTGACGGTGACGATCCCACCACCGGCGGTTCCACTGGTGGTTTTGGACGCCGCCTGCTCTTGGATTTTGGCCATCTGCTCTTGCATGGCTTGAGCTTGTTTGAGGATGTTGTTCATATTGCCGAAGGGATTCTTCATTCGCTTGCCTCCTGTTGGGCGATGGTACGGACCTCTGCTAACTCTACGCCGAATATCTCGAGCGCTTGCTTCACGGTCGGATTCGTTTTTGCCTGTTCAAACAATGCCGCTCGATGTTCTTGTTCCTTGGCTGCCCGTGCTTGGGCCATCGTCGGCCCTTGGGGGTGCGTCTCCGTCAACTCGATGATGCGGACACGGATGGGTTGTCCCAGTTGCCGCTCACATAACTGTGAGATCACCCTGGTATTCTCTTCTTTTTCAAGGCGAGCCCTGGCCACTGTGGCCTGCTTGGCAAAACCGATTGTGACAACGTCGCCTTCTAATCCAACTAACCGACCGGCCTCGAGGAACGGGGCAATGTTTGGAAACGATGCAGCAATCTC comes from the Nitrospira sp. genome and includes:
- a CDS encoding SUMF1/EgtB/PvdO family nonheme iron enzyme, whose translation is MSKILISYRREDSADATGRIYDRLVQQFGRTAVFKDVDSIPLGINFWKHLDEQVAKCDVFLAIIGPDWMGIKAGEGKSRLDDPRDLVRIEVESALKRQIPLIPVLVRGATIPDPERMPRSLQELLDRNGIAVRSDPDFHRDMDRLIEHLKGVIQGQQKTQKIRNKVVLVVGEEAENGPSVLIGKKISRRLEQPKELTPISQRNRIQRSIVAPEQPSCNAPVDMVKVPKGLFLYGDERTRKVMIDYDYWIDKYPVTNEKYKAFISAGGYKNRKYWSKEGWKWKAKDKITAPENWDWKAIESSRKQHHPVVLVSYYEAEAYATWVGKRLPTEREWEKAARGEDGRNYPWGKEFDRHKCNCVRGFFSSVTASFGGGSTTPVNNYPSGVSPYGCYDMAGNVEEWCESWYDKSKSERVARGGSWSDSPKLVRAPYRYGYSTVDRSDNLGFRLAQDIP
- a CDS encoding TraR/DksA C4-type zinc finger protein, whose protein sequence is MKTPPSKKQPASAANRETTSASPKYSDIRQDLERQRAAILSETGEVLTHRENPEAFPDVSDQASAEVDQGFSMRILDRERKLLKKIDEALERMTTETYGICEGCGGEIPYKRLKARPVTTFCIECKTLQEQEEQARS
- a CDS encoding YbaB/EbfC family nucleoid-associated protein produces the protein MKNPFGNMNNILKQAQAMQEQMAKIQEQAASKTTSGTAGGGIVTVTANGAMQVVSVAIDPEVVKSGDVDMLQDLVVAATNEALRKAKELMEGEMKALTGGMKIPGLF
- the recR gene encoding recombination protein RecR, yielding MAVDQQSLLARLIKELVRLPGIGHKSAQRLAFHLMKMEREDALRLADAIRAVKDGLAFCSQCRNIAEGELCEFCRDPKRDRSKIFVVEEPSTLYAVERAGAYRGLYHVLLGALSPLDGVGPGDIRAEELIDRVKLGGIEEVILATNPTIEGEATAIYLTRMLKPFGVRVSRIAYGIPVGMDIEYADEVTLLKSIEGRRDL
- a CDS encoding type II toxin-antitoxin system PemK/MazF family toxin; the encoded protein is MKKLPRRGDVYWVALDPATGSEIKKTRPAVIVSNNSCNTFGSRVVVLPLTSNIESLYPGEAEVVVNGKPARVLGDQIRSLDKSRLRSRIDRLSHDELMAVDEAIRITLALQP